The proteins below come from a single Danio aesculapii chromosome 23, fDanAes4.1, whole genome shotgun sequence genomic window:
- the gdi1 gene encoding rab GDP dissociation inhibitor alpha → MDEEYDVIVLGTGLTECILSGIMSVNGKKVLHMDRNPYYGGESSSITPLEELYKRFGISDSPPESMGRGRDWNVDLIPKFLMANGQLVKMLLYTEVTRYLDFKVVEGSFVYKGGKIYKVPSTETEALASNLMGMFEKRRFRKFLVFVANFDENDPKTFEGVDPKLTTMGEVYKKFDLGQDVIDFTGHALALYRTDDYLEQPCLETINRIKLYSESLARYGKSPYLYPLYGLGELPQGFARLSAIYGGTYMLNKPVDEIVMEGGHVVGVKSEGEVARCKQLICDPSYIPERVHKVGQVVRVICVLSHPIKNTNDANSCQIIIPQNQVNRKSDIYVCMISYAHNVAAQGKYIAIVSTTVETSDPEAEIEPALELLEPIDQKFVAISDMYEPTDDGTESQVFASRSYDATTHFETTCNDIKDIYKRMTGSDFDFENMKRKQNDVFGEDEQ, encoded by the exons ATGGATGAGGAATATGATGTTATCGTATTGGGCACCGGACTCACA GAATGTATTCTCTCGGGGATCATGTCTGTGAATGGGAAGAAAGTTTTGCATATGGACAGAAATCCATACTACGGGGGTGAAAGTTCCTCCATCACACCCCTGGAGGAG CTCTATAAGAGATTTGGGATTTCAGACAGCCCTCCAGAGTCAATGGGCCGGGGAAGAGACTGGAATGTGGATCTTATTCCTAAATTCTTAATGGCCAACG GTCAGTTAGTTAAGATGCTTCTATACACTGAAGTGACCAGATATCTCGACTTCAAAGTGGTCGAGGGAAGCTTCGTTTATAAAGGAGGAAAAATCTACAAAGTGCCCTCAACTGAGACAGAGGCACTGGCTTCAA ATCTCATGGGAATGTTCGAGAAGAGACGTTTCCGGAAGTTCCTTGTGTTTGTGGCCAACTTTGATGAGAACGACCCTAAGACCTTTGAGGGTGTCGATCCCAAACTCACAACAATGGGAGAGGTGTACAAGAAGTTTGACTTAGGACAGGACGTCATCGACTTCACGGGACATGCCCTGGCCCTCTACAGGACAGACGA TTACCTTGAGCAGCCGTGTCTGGAGACCATCAACAGGATTAAACTGTACAGTGAATCTCTGGCACGTTACGGGAAGAGCCCATACCTGTACCCCCTGTACGGCTTGGGGGAACTCCCTCAAGGGTTCGCCAG GTTAAGTGCAATTTATGGAGGAACCTACATGCTGAATAAACCAGTGGATGAGATCGTGATGGAGGGAGGACATGTGGTGGGAGTGAAATCAGAGGGAGAG GTTGCTCGCTGCAAACAGCTCATCTGTGACCCGAGCTACATCCCAGAGCGTGTGCACAAAGTCGGCCAGGTAGTCCGGGTCATCTGCGTCCTCAGCCATCCCATCAAAAACACTAATGATGCCAATTCCTGCCAGATCATCATCCCTCAGAACCAGGTTAACCGCAAATCAG ATATCTACGTTTGCATGATCTCCTACGCCCATAATGTGGCAGCTCAGGGGAAATACATTGCCATTGTGAGCACTACGGTGGAAACCTCGGATCCCGAAGCGGAAATCGAACCTGCTCTGGAACTCCTTGAGCCCATTGACCAgaa atttgTGGCCATCAGTGACATGTATGAACCAACAGACGATGGTACAGAAAGCCAG GTATTTGCATCGCGGTCCTACGACGCCACCACTCACTTCGAAACAACCTGCAACGACATCAAGGACATCTACAAGCGCATGACAGGCAGTGACTTCGACTTTGAGAACATGAAGCGTAAACAGAACGACGTCTTCGGCGAGGACGAGCAGTGA